One stretch of Mangifera indica cultivar Alphonso chromosome 9, CATAS_Mindica_2.1, whole genome shotgun sequence DNA includes these proteins:
- the LOC123225003 gene encoding F-box protein At2g26850-like gives MTLSIFSILASVKSTIIYSTVPSLNNMALTSKLDHFEDESCGGMSVLDLPELVLECILEKLPPSGLCSMAGVCSSLRERCMSDHLWEKHMKQKWGRIIGPAACRLWQCHMAVRKDSPNLKQSKQKLWMKLFSIVQSLSLFRPKVEDSYNQKSSSSLQVDSIMSWYLALDSGRFWFPAQVYNRENGHVGFMLSCYDAELSYDPQTDSFQARYPPHGRRVISIEHGVPWERLRAPPIDASPHDLHISDRLNELHPGDHIEIQWRRNKEFPYGWWYGVVDHLESCDASENFCCCHNSDTVVLEFNQYTPGSRWRKTTINRKDHREEGNEADGFYGGIRKLKSEEEISTWKRFWPVEALE, from the exons ATGACTTTGTCAATCTTTTCCATTTTAGCGTCCGTAAAGAGTACAATCATATACTCAACAGTTCCTTCTCTGAACAACATGGCACTCACCTCTAAACTTGATCATTTTGAGGATGAAAGTTGTGGGGGCATGTCTGTGTTAGACTTGCCTGAGTTGGTCTTGGAATGTATTCTTGAAAAGTTACCTCCTTCGGGGCTTTGTAGCATGGCTGGTGTTTGTAGTTCGTTGAGAGAGAGGTGCATGAGTGATCATCTTTGGGAGAAACATATGAAGCAGAAATGGGGTAGAATTATTGGCCCTGCTGCTTGTAGACTGTGGCAGTGCCATATGGCTGTGAGAAAAGATTCTCCCAATCTCAAACAGAGTAAACAAAAGCTTTGGATGAAGCTTTTTTCTATAGTTCAATCTTTATCGTTGTTTAGACCAAAGGTTGAAGATAGTTACAATCAGAAGAGCTCTAGTTCTTTGCAAGTTGATTCAATCATGTCCTGGTATCTTGCTCTTGACAGTGGTCGCTTCTGGTTCCCAGCTCAGGTCTATAACCGTGAG AATGGTCATGTTGGGTTTATGTTGTCATGCTATGATGCCGAGCTTAGCTATGATCCGCAAACTGACTCCTTTCAAGCAAG GTATCCACCTCATGGAAGGAGGGTAATCTCAATAGAGCATGGTGTGCCATGGGAAAGGCTTCGAGCACCACCAATTGATGCCAGTCCTCACGATCTTCACATTTCTGATCGCTTGAATGAGTTACACCCAGGTGATCACATTGAGATTCAGTGGAGAAGAAACAAAGAGTTTCCTTACG GCTGGTGGTATGGTGTTGTGGATCACTTAGAATCGTGTGATGCAAGTGAAAACTTCTGCTGTTGTCATAATAGTG ACACTGTGGTGCTGGAATTCAATCAATACACCCCTGGCTCACGGTGgagaaaaacaacaataaataggAAAGACCACAGGGAGGAGGGAAATGAGGCAGATGGATTCTACGGGGGTATCAGAAAGCTTAAAAGCGAAGAAGAAATCTCAACGTGGAAGCGGTTTTGGCCAGTGGAAGCCTTGGAATAG
- the LOC123226201 gene encoding Holliday junction resolvase MOC1, chloroplastic-like isoform X3, with translation MGTLLHSQIHPNLQTHYGFHYILTFSSKLRPIFAKTFSTFTNRRISSSGPSEIRATKVSDATRFKQNWLDSLTIPPLEIKTQTIDDSNWVLGIDPDLSGAIAVLKTNQTGSSAQVFDSPHLPILVGGRVRKRLDAKAIVLLLRSLDAPVGTTAYIEQSTPYPKDGKQDDSRRLASTLFPSLSSQLRRKKDHGRAEALLIAAYGKGLKPDSSCFSKELVGLKEKVVLSNDVVPCEE, from the exons ATGGGTACACTGCTACATTCCCAGATCCATCCCAACCTACAAACCCATTATGGTTTCCATTACATCCTCACCTTCTCCTCCAAACTCAGACCTATTTTTGCAAAAACATTCTCTACATTTACAAACAGACGTATAAGTTCAAGTGGACCATCAGAGATTAGGGCTACTAAGGTCTCCGATGCCACCCGATTTAAACAAAACTGGCTCGATTCTCTCACTATCCCTCCTCTTGAAATCAAAACCCAAACCATTGATGATTCCAACTGGGTTCTGGGTATCGACCCGGATCTTTCCGGTGCTATTGCCGTCTTGAAAACCAACCAAACCGGTTCGTCGGCTCAG GTATTTGATTCTCCTCACTTGCCAATTTTGGTTGGTGGAAGAGTTCGAAAACGTTTAGATGCCAAGGCCATTGTTCTGTTGCTTCGGAGCTTAGATGCTCCAGTTG GAACAACTGCATATATAGAGCAATCAACCCCTTATCCAAAAGATGGGAAACAG GATGATAGTAGGAGGCTTGCATCCACATTATTTCCATCTTTGAGTTCCCAACTGAGACGGAAAAAGGATCATG GAAGGGCGGAGGCTCTTCTGATTGCTGCATATGGAAAAGGTCTGAAGCCAGACTCATCGTGCTTCTCCAAAGAATTGGTTGGTTTAAAAGAGAAAGTTGTCCTTTCAAACGATGTGGTACCTTGTGAAGAATGA
- the LOC123226201 gene encoding Holliday junction resolvase MOC1, chloroplastic-like isoform X1 encodes MGTLLHSQIHPNLQTHYGFHYILTFSSKLRPIFAKTFSTFTNRRISSSGPSEIRATKVSDATRFKQNWLDSLTIPPLEIKTQTIDDSNWVLGIDPDLSGAIAVLKTNQTGSSAQVFDSPHLPILVGGRVRKRLDAKAIVLLLRSLDAPVGTTAYIEQSTPYPKDGKQGWWSGGFGYGLWIGILVASGFSVVPVTSATWKNEFELSGSTAAKDDSRRLASTLFPSLSSQLRRKKDHGRAEALLIAAYGKGLKPDSSCFSKELVGLKEKVVLSNDVVPCEE; translated from the exons ATGGGTACACTGCTACATTCCCAGATCCATCCCAACCTACAAACCCATTATGGTTTCCATTACATCCTCACCTTCTCCTCCAAACTCAGACCTATTTTTGCAAAAACATTCTCTACATTTACAAACAGACGTATAAGTTCAAGTGGACCATCAGAGATTAGGGCTACTAAGGTCTCCGATGCCACCCGATTTAAACAAAACTGGCTCGATTCTCTCACTATCCCTCCTCTTGAAATCAAAACCCAAACCATTGATGATTCCAACTGGGTTCTGGGTATCGACCCGGATCTTTCCGGTGCTATTGCCGTCTTGAAAACCAACCAAACCGGTTCGTCGGCTCAG GTATTTGATTCTCCTCACTTGCCAATTTTGGTTGGTGGAAGAGTTCGAAAACGTTTAGATGCCAAGGCCATTGTTCTGTTGCTTCGGAGCTTAGATGCTCCAGTTG GAACAACTGCATATATAGAGCAATCAACCCCTTATCCAAAAGATGGGAAACAG GGTTGGTGGTCTGGAGGATTTGGATATGGATTATGGATTGGGATATTAGTTGCCTCTGGCTTTTCTGTAGTTCCAGTAACATCTGCGACGTGGAAGAATGAGTTTGAACTGTCAGGAAGTACCGCTGCAAAG GATGATAGTAGGAGGCTTGCATCCACATTATTTCCATCTTTGAGTTCCCAACTGAGACGGAAAAAGGATCATG GAAGGGCGGAGGCTCTTCTGATTGCTGCATATGGAAAAGGTCTGAAGCCAGACTCATCGTGCTTCTCCAAAGAATTGGTTGGTTTAAAAGAGAAAGTTGTCCTTTCAAACGATGTGGTACCTTGTGAAGAATGA
- the LOC123226201 gene encoding Holliday junction resolvase MOC1, chloroplastic-like isoform X2 — protein sequence MGTLLHSQIHPNLQTHYGFHYILTFSSKLRPIFAKTFSTFTNRRISSSGPSEIRATKVSDATRFKQNWLDSLTIPPLEIKTQTIDDSNWVLGIDPDLSGAIAVLKTNQTGSSAQVFDSPHLPILVGGRVRKRLDAKAIVLLLRSLDAPVGTTAYIEQSTPYPKDGKQGWWSGGFGYGLWIGILVASGFSVVPVTSATWKNEFELSGSTAAKDDSRRLASTLFPSLSSQLRRKKDHGFHIDQMK from the exons ATGGGTACACTGCTACATTCCCAGATCCATCCCAACCTACAAACCCATTATGGTTTCCATTACATCCTCACCTTCTCCTCCAAACTCAGACCTATTTTTGCAAAAACATTCTCTACATTTACAAACAGACGTATAAGTTCAAGTGGACCATCAGAGATTAGGGCTACTAAGGTCTCCGATGCCACCCGATTTAAACAAAACTGGCTCGATTCTCTCACTATCCCTCCTCTTGAAATCAAAACCCAAACCATTGATGATTCCAACTGGGTTCTGGGTATCGACCCGGATCTTTCCGGTGCTATTGCCGTCTTGAAAACCAACCAAACCGGTTCGTCGGCTCAG GTATTTGATTCTCCTCACTTGCCAATTTTGGTTGGTGGAAGAGTTCGAAAACGTTTAGATGCCAAGGCCATTGTTCTGTTGCTTCGGAGCTTAGATGCTCCAGTTG GAACAACTGCATATATAGAGCAATCAACCCCTTATCCAAAAGATGGGAAACAG GGTTGGTGGTCTGGAGGATTTGGATATGGATTATGGATTGGGATATTAGTTGCCTCTGGCTTTTCTGTAGTTCCAGTAACATCTGCGACGTGGAAGAATGAGTTTGAACTGTCAGGAAGTACCGCTGCAAAG GATGATAGTAGGAGGCTTGCATCCACATTATTTCCATCTTTGAGTTCCCAACTGAGACGGAAAAAGGATCATG GTTTTCATATAGATCAAATGAAATGA